The Mycobacterium sp. 3519A genome contains a region encoding:
- the pheS gene encoding phenylalanine--tRNA ligase subunit alpha: MADQPIDLSEESLTKAVSAAQHAFGLAADLDALARAKTEHLGDRSPIALARQALGSLPKADRADAGKRVNVARTEAQRAYDERLAVLRAERDAAVLVAERIDVTLPSTRQPIGARHPITILAEHIADTFIAMGWELAEGPEVETEQFNFDALNFPPDHPARSEQDTFYVAPDGSRQVLRTHTSPVQIRALLERELPVYIISIGRTFRTDELDATHTPVFHQVEGLAVDKGLTMAHLRGTLDAFARSEFGPQGRTRFRPHFFPFTEPSAEVDIWFPNKKGGPGWVEWGGCGMVNPNVLRACGIDPEVYSGFAFGMGLERTLQFRNGIPDMRDMVEGDVRFSLPFGVGA, from the coding sequence GTGGCTGATCAGCCAATAGACCTGTCTGAAGAATCGCTGACCAAAGCCGTCAGCGCGGCCCAGCATGCCTTCGGCCTGGCCGCGGATCTCGACGCGCTCGCCCGCGCCAAGACCGAGCACCTCGGTGACCGATCGCCGATCGCGCTGGCCCGCCAGGCGCTGGGTTCGCTGCCAAAGGCCGACCGCGCCGACGCAGGCAAGCGGGTCAACGTCGCGCGCACCGAGGCGCAGCGCGCGTACGACGAGCGCCTGGCCGTGCTGCGCGCCGAGCGTGACGCCGCGGTCCTCGTTGCCGAGCGCATCGACGTCACGTTGCCGTCGACCCGCCAGCCGATCGGCGCCAGGCACCCGATCACGATCCTGGCCGAACACATCGCCGACACGTTCATCGCGATGGGCTGGGAGTTGGCGGAGGGCCCCGAGGTGGAGACCGAGCAGTTCAATTTCGACGCGCTCAACTTCCCTCCCGACCACCCGGCGCGCAGCGAGCAGGACACCTTCTACGTCGCACCCGACGGGTCCCGTCAGGTGCTGCGCACGCACACCTCGCCGGTGCAGATCCGCGCGCTGCTCGAGCGCGAGCTTCCGGTGTACATCATCTCGATCGGCAGGACGTTCCGCACCGACGAACTCGACGCCACCCACACCCCGGTCTTCCATCAGGTGGAGGGGCTCGCGGTGGACAAGGGGCTGACGATGGCACATCTGCGGGGCACGCTCGACGCGTTCGCGCGCTCCGAGTTCGGGCCGCAGGGCCGTACGCGGTTCCGCCCACACTTCTTCCCGTTCACCGAGCCGTCCGCCGAGGTGGACATCTGGTTCCCGAACAAGAAGGGCGGCCCTGGCTGGGTGGAATGGGGCGGCTGCGGCATGGTCAATCCGAACGTGTTGCGCGCCTGCGGGATTGACCCCGAAGTGTATTCCGGCTTCGCGTTCGGCATGGGGCTGGAGCGGACCCTGCAGTTCCGCAACGGCATCCCGGACATGCGCGACATGGTCGAGGGCGACGTCCGCTTCTCGCTGCCGTTCGGGGTGGGAGCCTGA